In Papaver somniferum cultivar HN1 chromosome 1, ASM357369v1, whole genome shotgun sequence, a genomic segment contains:
- the LOC113306316 gene encoding splicing factor 3B subunit 2-like, with product MTVEIENPNSISNGDVNQNSTNKKSKESEKRRRRRKQKKNKKQNNITETDNDGDDNAKENSDPHQPLEKVEIEYVTENLEFGDAYAELKSVFEKFNVKEAADAEDNDKKDEEEKKVTKKKDDSDSDQEEEQDANQNEKGGVSNKKKKLQRRMKIAELKQLCARPDVVEVWDATAADPKLLVFLKSYRNTVPVPRHWCQKRKFLQGKRGIEKQPFQLPDFIAATGIEKIRQAYIEKEDSKKLKQKQRERMQPKMGKMDIDYQVLHDAFFKYQTKPKLTSHGELYHEGKEFEVKLREMKPGMLSQDLKEALGMPEGAPPPWLINMQRYGPPPSYPHLKIPGLNAPIPPGASFGYHPGGWGKPPVDEYGRPLYGDVFGVQQQEQLNYEEEPVDRSKHWGDLEDEVESDDDDDSGDEDTPEEEIDEDNKSEGGESMSSTPTGVETPDFIELRKQQRKEPERQLYQVLEEKEEKIAPGTLLGTTHTYVVGAGAQEKAAASKRVDLLRGQKADKVDVSFKPEELEGLENLDGVLAAKYEEAREEEKQRSQREDFSDMVAENEKKRKRKMHEKDGKSKKKDFKF from the exons ATGACAGTcgagattgaaaaccctaattccatcTCTAATGGAGATGTAAATCAAAACAGCACCAACAAGAAATCTAAAGAGAGCGAAAAGCGTAGACGCAGgagaaagcaaaagaaaaataagaaacaaaataaCATCACTGAAACTGATAATGATGGTGATGACAACGCTAAAGAAAACTCCGATCCGCACCAG CCTCTTGAAAAAGTTGAAATTGAGTATGTTACGGAGAACCTTGAATTTGGGGATGCTTACGCTGAGTTGAAGAGCGTCTTTGAGAAGTTTAACGTTAAAGAAGCTGCTGATGCAGAG GATAATGATAAGAAGGATGAAGAGGAGAAAAAGGTAACGAAGAAGAAAGATGACTCTGATTCAGATCAAGAAGAAGAGCAAGATGCCAACCAGAACGAGAAAGGAGGGGTttcaaataaaaagaagaag TTACAACGGAGGATGAAGATTGCTGAACTGAAACAATTATGCGCAAGGCCTGATGTGGTTGAG GTGTGGGATGCAACAGCAGCAGACCCGAAGTTGCTAGTGTTTCTCAAATCGTACCGGAATACTGTTCCTGTGCCAAGACATTGGTGTCAAAAGAGGAAATTCTTACAG ggaAAACGTGGTATTGAGAAACAGCCTTTTCAACTCCCTGACTTCATTGCAGCAACCGGAATCGAGAAAATCAGACAG GCATACATTGAGAAAGAGGATAGCAAAAAGTTGAAACAGAAGCAACGTGAGCGAATGCAACCAAAGATGGGAAAGATGGATATTGACTATCAG GTTCTCCATGATGCCTTCTTTAAATATCAGACCAAGCCTAAGCTTACTAGTCATGGCGAGCTCTATCACGAAGGGAAAGAGTTTGAG GTGAAATTACGAGAGATGAAGCCAGGTATGCTGTCACAGGATTTAAAAGAAGCGCTTGGTATGCCAGAGGGTGCGCCTCCCCCATGGCTTATTAATATGCAG AGATATGGCCCCCCTCCGTCTTATCCACATCTTAAAATTCCTGGCCTGAATGCTCCTATTCCTCCCGGTGCTAGCTTTGGATATCATCCTGGGGGTTGGGGTAAACCGCCTGTTGACGAA TATGGGCGTCCATTATATGGAGATGTCTTTGGAGTGCAACAACAGGAACAACTTAATTATGAG GAAGAGCCTGTTGATAGGAGCAAGCATTGGGGAGATTTGGAGGATGAGGTAGAAAGcgacgatgatgatgattctgGGGATGAAGATACTCCAGAAGAGGAAATAGATGAAGATAATAAATCCGAGGGTGGAGAGAGTATGTCAAG CACTCCTACTGGTGTGGAGACACCAGATTTTATTGAACTACGAAAGCAGCAGAGAAAAGAACCTGAGAGACAACTGTACCAA GtgcttgaagaaaaagaagaaaagatcgCTCCTGGAACCTTGCTTGGGACAACACACAC GTATGTGGTTGGTGCTGGAGCACAGGAAAAGGCAGCGGCTTCCAAAAGG GTTGATCTACTCCGTGGTCAAAAGGCAGATAAAGTTGATGTCTCTTTCAAACCAGAGGAACTGGAAGGGTTGGAGAACCTGGATGGTGTTTTGGCTGCCAA GTACGAGGAAGCAAGGGAAGAAGAGAAACAGCGTAGCCAGCGTGAGGATTTCAGTGATATGGTTGCGGAG AatgagaagaagaggaagagaaagaTGCACGAGAAGGATGGGAAAtcaaaaaagaaagatttcaagtTTTAG
- the LOC113306329 gene encoding uncharacterized protein At4g19900-like, with protein MGNNENIISLQLSLRLHSFQRIKRVILSLIFSFPTSVLAFLLLLLLSYNGSRTFCPNIPFPTKTLLESDTLFSPEMTITSSSSSTSPLMYSLKEEIPPSKLKTHPPLLQKSSLSSSSSSKVLGKGSNKPVFKIFKPTPLSRQFSVRAKEFFHGTNSSSSSSSNSSSYCKLRFFMTWISSLDSFGDRELLSIESVFKSHPNACLLIISTSMDSKQGLELLRPFTDKGYRALAISPNFDYILKNTFAEAWFDRLRKGSVDPGEVSLGQNISNLLRLAILYKFGGIYIDTDVLVLKNLSKLRNTIGAQTMDLETRNWSRLNNAVLIFDKKYPLLEKFIEEFALTFNGNRWGHNGPYLVSRVVSKLDANSIPGFNYTVLPPLAFYPVDWSRIRSLFRSFGAGADSKWYTGKLNQIRQKSLAVHLWNKQSRSLKIENGSIIDQILMDCCIFCNYSSVSAF; from the coding sequence ATGGGTAACAACGAAAACATAATCTCCCTTCAATTATCTCTAAGGTTACATTCATTCCAAAGAATAAAAAGAGTAATTCTCTCTTTAATTTTTTCATTTCCGACTTCAGTTCttgcttttcttcttctccttcttctttcatATAATGGTTCTAGAACCTTTTGTCCAAACATACCTTTTCCAACTAAAACTTTACTTGAATCTGATACTTTATTTTCTCCTGAAATGACAatcacttcttcttcatcatcaacttctcCTCTCATGTATTCATTGAAAGAGGAAATTCCACCATCAAAATTAAAAACCCATCCCCCACTTTTACAAAAATCATCAttgtcatcatcttcttcttcaaaagtgTTGGGAAAGGGGTCTAACAAACCCGTATTCAAGATTTTCAAGCCTACTCCTTTGTCTAGACAGTTTTCAGTAAGAGCAAAGGAATTCTTTCATGGgacaaattcttcttcttcttcctcttcaaattCCTCCTCGTACTGTAAGTTACGTTTTTTTATGACTTGGATTTCATCTCTAGATTCATTTGGTGATCGTGAATTGCTGTCTATTGAGAGTGTTTTCAAATCACACCCAAATGCTTGTTTACTTATAATATCAACTTCAATGGATTCAAAGCAAGGTCTTGAATTGTTAAGACCCTTTACTGACAAAGGGTACCGGGCTTTAGCGATTTCTCCGAATTTTGATTATATTTTAAAGAATACATTTGCGGAAGCTTGGTTTGATAGGCTTAGGAAAGGAAGTGTTGATCCTGGTGAAGTTTCTTTAGGCCAGAATATTTCAAATTTGCTCAGACTTGCAATTTTGTATAAATTTGGTGGAATTTATATAGATACTGATGTACTAGTACTGAAAAACTTGTCCAAGTTGAGAAACACTATTGGAGCTCAAACAATGGATCTTGAAACAAGAAATTGGAGTAGATTGAACAATGCTGTTTTAATCTTTGATAAGAAATACCCTTTGCTTGAAAAGTTCATTGAAGAATTTGCTTTGACCTTTAATGGAAATAGGTGGGGACACAATGGACCTTATCTGGTTTCAAGAGTTGTTTCAAAGTTGGATGCAAATTCAATTCCAGGGTTCAATTACACTGTTTTGCCACCTTTAGCGTTTTATCCGGTGGATTGGAGTAGGATCCGGAGCTTGTTCAGAAGTTTTGGTGCAGGGGCTGATTCTAAATGGTATACTGGGAAGCTAAACCAGATACGGCAAAAGAGTTTGGCAGTTCATTTGTGGAACAAACAAAGTAGAAGTTTGAAGATTGAAAATGGGAGCATCATCGATCAAATACTAATGGATTGCTGCATTTTTTGCAATTATTCTTCGGTGTCAGCTTTCTAA
- the LOC113306336 gene encoding neuroguidin-like — protein MAVMVNSSDQNETTSKEASQLCALLKEMKDGLDLVRSKVQALTLKVKEDQFPTTHGLSYLDAKNFLLLSYCQCVVYYLLRKAKGLSIEGHPVVRSLVEIRLFLEKIRTIDKKQDYQIQKYIRGSVNTEEKEDANKEQADTTNKSNDLLRYRPHPDMITPKSTYHEVGDKYVPPKFAPTAMDGEKVSKSEKLAQRRDKQILRQANQSTVMRDILNDMEGKPEEVREVVGAESREAIQYREKMNKRARQEEEIFTRVPLTKAEKKQGKHLKKSRNGLVGLSEDFYGDVSSLPLNEDGDEGPSSFSNSDKGGKKQFKRKRRH, from the exons ATGGCGGTTATGGTTAACTCTTCAGATCAGAATGAAACAACAAGCAA AGAAGCTTCTCAATTATGTGCATTGTTAAAAGAAATGAAAGATGGATTGGATTTAGTGAGGAGCAAAGTGCAAGCTTTAACATTGAAG GTGAAAGAAGATCAATTTCCAACAACACATGGGTTGAGCTATCTTGACGCCAAGAATTTCCTTCTTCTTAGCTATTGCCAGTGTGTTGTTTACTATTTACTCCGTAAGGCAAAAGGTCTTTCTATCGAGGGACACCCAGTTGTTCGGAGCCTTGTAGAGATAAGATTATTCTTAGAGAAG ATTCGTACTATCGATAAAAAGCAAGATTACCAAATTCAGAAGTACATTAGAGGCAGTGTGAATacagaagagaaagaagatgCCAATAAAGAGCAAGCAGATACCACTAACAAGTCAAATGACTTACTGAGATATCGACCACATCCTGACATGATTACACCCAAATCGACCTATCACGAG GTGGGTGATAAATACGTGCCACCCAAGTTTGCTCCCACTGCTATGGACGGAGAAAAGGTGTCTAAGAGTGAAAAGCTGGCCCAGAGAAGGGACAAGCAAATATTACGGCAGGCTAATCAAAGTACCGTTATGAGGGATATTCTGAATGATATGGAAGGGAAACCTGAAGAG GTACGAGAAGTTGTCGGAGCCGAGAGTAGGGAAGCTATTCAGTATAGGGAAAAGATGAACAAACGTGCAAGACAAGAAGAGGAAATTTTCACTCGTGTACCACTGACGAAGGCGGAGAAAAAGCAAGGAAAGCATTTGAAGAAGTCGAGAAACGG ATTGGTTGGTTTGTCGGAAGATTTCTACGGTGATGTTAGTAGTTTACCTTTGAATGAGGATGGCGATGAAGGTCCTTCAAGCTTCAGTAATTCGGATAAGGGAGGGAAAAAACAGTTTAAACGCAAG AGGAGGCACTGA